A stretch of Alphaproteobacteria bacterium DNA encodes these proteins:
- a CDS encoding cold shock domain-containing protein produces the protein MQKKSGVIKKYFNDKKYGFIDTGKFDVFFHINGSKSVNEDALVAGAKVEYQTEKDQRGKTQAVDLEII, from the coding sequence ATGCAAAAAAAATCAGGTGTTATCAAAAAATATTTTAATGATAAAAAATACGGTTTTATCGATACAGGTAAATTCGACGTATTTTTTCACATTAATGGTTCAAAATCAGTTAATGAAGATGCATTAGTTGCAGGCGCTAAAGTTGAATATCAAACTGAGAAAGATCAAAGAGGAAAAACCCAAGCTGTTGATTTAGAAATCATATAG